In Oryza brachyantha chromosome 2, ObraRS2, whole genome shotgun sequence, a single window of DNA contains:
- the LOC102717409 gene encoding uncharacterized protein LOC102717409 → MKDKEVVAEIVEDDDEETKRPVEKNRLDLNEVVMDVESEEGEVGDDDEDDDGEDEEDEGDDDDDDGGSTTDVAGSRSSSNNSSTNNHVSESKLKGDKDHGGGGGGKSEGNGGEQRVPSVRQYNRSKMPRLRWTPDLHMAFVHAVERLGGQERATPKLVLQMMNVRGLSIAHVKSHLQMYRSKKLDHEGRQIRGSIASVFSPMDFHLTRGDRRFHDMLLQRAAALSSRPPEHGGFFASRSGGGGGGGGGGALPEQASRLYGLLQHRQSPASSQTFDFKNSSFRNQEWSFSFNQREVIKPSSSSTTAAAHLFASSSATRRWPPSTAAAGADAGDHRQMVDGRFGYYAGNGASSTRPQLIARSAAMAPPATMLAAAAVTAGRDHRFPFGWHSGGGGGGGGCYDPAASTVAGGGGRNRSSSDPVVIDEALDSRRLEQQKHAEPTTTMTPATTPSGKRPPEWAAPDLQLSLSPTTMAAGAAKRSKTTPPTTSTTVSEQEAQMDRRSNKLSISLSLSPPAAAAAAANSSMDSSMAQQQQQQQKQEKTTIESSEEASDDDLGQSTLDLTMSIRALE, encoded by the exons ATGAAGGATAAGGAAGTGGTTGCTGAGATTGTtgaggatgatgatgaggagaCGAAGAGGCCGGTTGAGAAGAATCGGTTGGACCTCAACGAGGTCGTCATGGATGTGGAGAGCGAGGAGGGAGAAgtcggcgacgatgacgaagacgacgatggggaggacgaggaggacgagggggatgacgacgacgatgatggcGGTAGCACCACCGACGTTGCGGGAAGCAGGAGCTccagcaacaacagcagcaccaACAATCACGTCTCCGAGAGCAAGCTGAAAGGCGACAAGgatcacggcggcggcggcggcggcaagtcggaGGGGAACGGCGGCGAGCAGAGGGTGCCGTCGGTGCGGCAGTACAACCGGTCCAAGATGCCTCGGCTCCGGTGGACGCCGGACCTCCACATGGCCTTCGTCCACGCCGTCGAGAGGCTCGGCGGCCAAGAGA GAGCAACTCCTAAGCTGGTGCTTCAGATGATGAATGTTAGGGGGCTCAGCATTGCTCATGTGAAAAGCCACTTGCAG ATGTACAGGAGCAAGAAATTAGACCACGAAGGTCGCCAGATCAGGGGATCCATCGCCTCAG TGTTTTCTCCGATGGATTTCCACCTGACGAGAGGCGACAGACGCTTCCACGACATGCTCCTCCAGAGagccgccgcgctctcctccaGGCCGCCGGAGCACGGCGGTTTCTTCGCgtcgaggagcggcggcggcggcggcggcggcggaggaggagcctTGCCGGAACAGGCCAGCCGGCTGTACGGGCTCCTCCAACACCGGCAGTCTCCGGCGTCGTCGCAGACGTTCGATTTCAAGAACAGCAGCTTCAG GAACCAAGAGTGGTCGTTCAGCTTCAACCAGCGGGAAGTGAtcaagccgtcgtcgtcgtcgaccacggcggcggcgcacttGTTCGCGTCCTCGTCCGCGACCAGGCGGTGGCCGCCGTCAACCGCCGCGGCCGGTGCCGACGCCGGAGATCATCGGCAAATGGTAGACGGAAGATTCGGGTACTACGCCGGGAACggcgcgtcgtcgactcggccGCAGCTGATAGCGAGgtcggcggccatggcgccaccggcgacgatgttggcggcggccgcggtcaCCGCAGGACGCGATCACCGTTTCCCGTTTGGAtggcacagcggcggcggaggcggcgggggcggttgCTACGACCCTGCAGCCAgcacggtggccggcggcggcggcaggaacAGATCGTCGTCGGATCCCGTGGTGATCGACGAAGCCCTAGATTCCCGGCGCCTCGAG CAGCAGAAGCATGCAGAAccaacgacgacgatgacccCGGCCACCACACCGTCCGGCAAGAGGCCGCCGGAGTGGGCGGCGCCGGATCTGCAGCTCAGCCTGTCCCCGACTACGAtggccgccggcgcagccAAGAGGAGCaagacgacgccgccgacgacgagcacgACAGTGTCAGAGCAAGAAGCACAGATGGATCGCCGCAGCAACAAGCTGTCCatctcgctctcgctctcgccgccggcagcggcagcagcagcagctaacTCTTCCATGGATTCGTCCatggcgcagcagcagcagcagcagcagaagcaagAAAAGACAACAATAGAAAGCAGCGAGGAGGCCTCTGATGATGATCTGGGGCAGAGTACTTTGGATCTGACCATGTCGATCAGAGCATTGGAGTGA